Proteins from one Planctomyces sp. SH-PL62 genomic window:
- a CDS encoding transposase yields the protein MPRPELLYRWSDRVATRFPTLSRCQARVLAWYSLGMILARGGGLDRVAVHLAALLDVGPGTVRQRLREFYRPAASKRGRSRRELDPEACFGPLLGWVLSSWGDGPLALAVDATALGDRMTVLCVAALYRSCAVPVAWAVLPGNEPGAWNPHWKRLLGLLREHVGPDRRVFVLSDRGIESSGLFRAIVELGWHPLMRARARGCFRPQGGRWARMPELAPRHGARFRARGQAFKTKEARLDCTLLARWDEGRADPWLILTDLPPEQADASWYAVRAWIECSFKKIKSDGWRWERSRMADPARAARLWAAMALATLWTLEVGGAADAADRPEPEPGPGPAAAPKPRRWSTFLLGGAAVLRAWIGGADPAGRFLPEPWPGPPRDAAPPPEVLMKIDTSP from the coding sequence ATGCCCCGCCCCGAACTACTGTACCGCTGGTCCGACCGCGTCGCGACTCGGTTCCCCACGCTGTCGCGATGCCAGGCCCGGGTCCTGGCCTGGTACAGCCTCGGGATGATCCTGGCACGCGGCGGCGGGCTGGACCGGGTGGCCGTCCACCTGGCGGCCCTGCTGGACGTGGGGCCCGGCACGGTCCGCCAGCGGCTCCGCGAGTTCTACCGCCCGGCCGCCTCGAAGCGGGGCCGGTCCCGCCGCGAGCTCGATCCCGAGGCCTGCTTCGGCCCGCTGCTGGGCTGGGTCCTCTCGAGCTGGGGCGACGGCCCCCTGGCCCTGGCCGTCGACGCCACCGCGCTGGGCGATCGGATGACGGTCCTGTGCGTCGCGGCGCTCTACCGGTCGTGCGCCGTGCCGGTCGCCTGGGCGGTCCTGCCGGGGAACGAGCCGGGGGCCTGGAACCCGCACTGGAAGCGGCTCCTGGGCCTGCTCCGCGAGCACGTCGGGCCGGACCGACGCGTGTTCGTCCTGTCGGACCGGGGGATCGAGTCGTCGGGCCTGTTCCGGGCGATCGTCGAGCTGGGCTGGCACCCGCTGATGCGGGCCAGGGCCCGGGGCTGCTTCCGGCCCCAGGGGGGCCGATGGGCGCGGATGCCCGAGCTGGCCCCGCGGCACGGGGCCCGGTTCCGGGCCCGCGGCCAGGCCTTCAAGACGAAGGAGGCGCGGCTGGACTGCACGCTGCTGGCGCGGTGGGACGAGGGCCGCGCCGACCCCTGGCTGATCCTCACCGACCTGCCGCCGGAACAGGCCGACGCGTCCTGGTACGCCGTGCGGGCCTGGATCGAGTGCTCGTTCAAGAAGATCAAGAGCGACGGCTGGCGGTGGGAGCGGAGCCGGATGGCCGACCCGGCGCGGGCGGCCCGGCTGTGGGCCGCGATGGCCCTGGCGACCCTGTGGACGCTGGAGGTCGGCGGCGCGGCCGACGCCGCCGATCGACCCGAGCCCGAGCCGGGGCCGGGGCCGGCCGCCGCCCCCAAGCCCCGGCGCTGGTCGACCTTCCTGCTGGGGGGCGCCGCCGTCCTGCGGGCCTGGATCGGGGGGGCCGACCCCGCCGGCCGCTTCCTCCCGGAGCCCTGGCCCGGCCCGCCGCGCGACGCCGCCCCGCCCCCCGAAGTATTGATGAAAATCGATACCTCCCCCTGA
- a CDS encoding acyltransferase family protein, whose amino-acid sequence MSSLATDPSIEDNLDDQPEDRAFAVDAPPPPRPERLVSIDALRGFDMFWIIGGDALARSICAWWGTPESARIGEQITHVDWEGFRFYDLIFPLFLFVVGAVIPFSLKKYQTGEHPRALALGRTARRVVLLLALAFIYNGALKFDFANLRYVGVLQRIAVCYGIAAVIYLFTKTRTQAILFAAILLGYWALLALVPAPETGLRGDYSKETNLSGYVDRHVLPGRIMKSYYGYGDNEGLLSTIPAVATALLGVLAGEWLLSARKPGIKALGLLAAGALSVAAGYFWGQSFPIIKNLWTSSFVLVAGGFSLLLLGLFYLIIDVWKLRAWAFFFVVIGMNAITIYMAQSIIPFGTIRDYFLSGTLALLDKPIALIVGAVGVLAVKWLFLYHLYRTKTFLRV is encoded by the coding sequence ATGTCGAGCCTCGCGACCGATCCGTCGATCGAAGACAACCTGGACGACCAGCCCGAGGACCGCGCCTTCGCGGTCGACGCCCCGCCGCCTCCCAGGCCCGAACGGCTGGTCTCGATCGACGCCCTCCGCGGGTTCGACATGTTCTGGATCATCGGCGGCGACGCCCTGGCCCGCTCGATTTGCGCCTGGTGGGGCACCCCCGAGAGCGCCCGGATCGGCGAGCAGATCACCCACGTCGACTGGGAAGGCTTCCGGTTCTACGACCTGATCTTCCCCCTCTTCCTCTTTGTCGTCGGGGCCGTGATCCCGTTCTCCCTGAAGAAGTACCAGACCGGCGAGCACCCCCGGGCGCTGGCTCTCGGGCGGACGGCGCGGCGGGTGGTGCTCTTGCTGGCGCTGGCGTTCATCTACAACGGCGCGCTCAAGTTCGACTTCGCCAACCTCCGGTACGTCGGCGTCCTCCAGCGGATCGCCGTCTGCTACGGGATCGCGGCGGTCATTTATTTGTTCACGAAAACGCGCACCCAGGCGATCCTCTTCGCCGCGATCCTGCTCGGCTACTGGGCGCTTCTGGCCCTGGTTCCGGCTCCCGAGACGGGCCTCCGGGGCGACTACAGCAAGGAGACGAACCTCTCGGGGTACGTCGACCGCCACGTCTTGCCGGGCCGGATCATGAAGAGCTATTACGGCTACGGCGACAACGAGGGCCTGCTCTCGACCATCCCCGCCGTGGCGACCGCGCTCCTCGGCGTCCTGGCCGGCGAGTGGCTCCTCTCGGCGCGCAAGCCGGGGATCAAGGCCCTGGGGCTCCTGGCCGCCGGGGCCTTGAGCGTCGCGGCCGGCTACTTCTGGGGCCAGAGCTTCCCCATCATCAAGAACCTCTGGACCAGCTCGTTCGTCCTCGTCGCGGGGGGCTTCAGCCTGCTCCTGCTGGGCCTCTTTTACCTGATCATCGACGTCTGGAAGCTGCGGGCCTGGGCCTTCTTCTTCGTCGTGATCGGCATGAACGCCATCACCATCTACATGGCGCAGAGCATCATCCCGTTCGGCACGATCCGCGACTACTTCCTGTCCGGGACGCTGGCCCTGCTCGACAAGCCCATCGCCCTCATCGTCGGCGCCGTCGGCGTCCTGGCCGTGAAGTGGCTGTTCCTGTACCACCTCTACCGGACCAAGACGTTCCTGCGCGTGTAA